One Cedecea neteri DNA segment encodes these proteins:
- the arnT gene encoding lipid IV(A) 4-amino-4-deoxy-L-arabinosyltransferase, whose translation MKSAKYGMTLLVCFALLYLVPLEFRHLWQPDETRYAEISREMLLSGNWIVPHFLDLRYFEKPVAGYWINNISQFIFGHNNFAVRFGSVFSVTLSALLTAWLAFRLWRDKTIAVLSGVIFLTCLLVYGIGTYSVLDPMITLWLTAAMCSFWLASTAQTTGGKIGGYVLLGLACGMGVMTKGFLALAVPVIGVLPWVIAQKRWKEVLLFGPLAVLSAVLITLPWAIAIAKAEPDFWHYFFWVEHIQRFAEKDAQHKAPFWYYIPFLIAGSLPWLALLPGALKSGWKSRGEQGGAFYLLGWVVMPLLFFSIAKGKLPTYILPCFAPLAILMARHAVELAKSGSAVLRANGWINLLFGSVCVITVAFFLAPWGLARHPVYAANETLKVVLACVAFAVWGLFGLLTLSQAAKRWYWAALCPLGLALLVGVVIPSKVENSKQPQAFIHEMRPQLEDSRYIFTNNVGIAAGVAWELKRSDINLYNQAGELRYGLDYPDVSNRYVNGTDFESWLAEHRKQGKVSLMLLVSNNTDLNDLKLPEPDHRANSGRFVLFEYDAQP comes from the coding sequence ATGAAATCTGCAAAATATGGAATGACCCTTCTGGTCTGTTTTGCCTTGCTTTACCTTGTACCCTTGGAGTTTCGTCACCTGTGGCAGCCGGATGAAACGCGCTATGCGGAAATCAGCCGCGAAATGCTGCTGTCTGGCAACTGGATCGTTCCTCATTTCCTTGACCTGCGCTATTTCGAAAAGCCGGTGGCGGGGTACTGGATCAACAACATCAGCCAGTTCATTTTCGGTCATAACAATTTTGCCGTGCGTTTTGGTTCCGTATTTTCAGTGACCCTGAGTGCGCTGCTGACTGCCTGGCTGGCGTTCCGTCTGTGGCGCGATAAAACCATCGCGGTGCTGTCTGGGGTTATCTTCCTTACCTGCCTGCTGGTCTACGGCATTGGCACGTATTCCGTGCTCGACCCGATGATCACCCTGTGGCTGACGGCGGCGATGTGCAGCTTCTGGCTGGCCAGTACCGCGCAAACCACCGGCGGTAAAATCGGCGGTTACGTGCTGCTGGGTCTGGCCTGCGGTATGGGCGTGATGACCAAAGGGTTCCTGGCACTGGCGGTGCCGGTGATTGGCGTGCTGCCGTGGGTGATTGCGCAGAAACGTTGGAAAGAGGTGTTGCTGTTTGGGCCGCTGGCGGTGTTGAGTGCCGTGCTGATTACGCTGCCGTGGGCGATTGCGATCGCCAAAGCCGAGCCTGACTTCTGGCACTATTTCTTCTGGGTGGAGCATATTCAGCGCTTCGCCGAGAAAGACGCGCAGCACAAAGCTCCATTCTGGTACTACATTCCGTTCCTGATTGCAGGTTCTCTGCCATGGCTTGCTCTGCTGCCGGGCGCGCTTAAGAGCGGCTGGAAAAGCCGGGGCGAGCAGGGCGGTGCGTTCTACCTGCTGGGCTGGGTTGTGATGCCGTTGCTGTTCTTTAGCATCGCCAAAGGCAAACTGCCGACCTACATTCTGCCTTGCTTTGCACCGCTGGCGATCCTGATGGCGCGCCACGCCGTTGAACTGGCGAAAAGCGGCTCAGCTGTTTTACGCGCCAACGGCTGGATTAACCTGCTGTTTGGGTCGGTCTGCGTGATTACTGTGGCCTTTTTCCTGGCGCCGTGGGGCCTGGCAAGACATCCGGTCTATGCCGCCAATGAAACGCTGAAAGTGGTGCTGGCGTGCGTGGCCTTTGCCGTCTGGGGGCTGTTCGGTCTTTTGACCCTGAGCCAGGCCGCGAAGCGCTGGTACTGGGCGGCGCTGTGTCCGCTGGGTCTGGCGCTGCTGGTGGGCGTAGTCATTCCATCGAAAGTGGAAAATTCCAAGCAGCCGCAGGCATTCATCCATGAGATGCGTCCGCAGCTGGAAGACAGTCGCTACATCTTCACCAACAACGTTGGCATTGCCGCCGGGGTGGCGTGGGAGCTGAAGCGGAGCGATATCAATCTTTATAATCAGGCGGGCGAGCTGCGCTACGGCCTTGATTACCCGGATGTGTCTAACCGCTACGTGAATGGCACTGACTTCGAATCCTGGCTGGCGGAACACCGCAAGCAGGGCAAAGTGTCGCTGATGCTGCTGGTGTCGAATAACACCGATCTCAATGACCTGAAGCTGCCGGAGCCGGATCACCGGGCCAACAGCGGGCGCTTCGTGCTGTTTGAGTACGACGCGCAGCCATGA
- the arnE gene encoding 4-amino-4-deoxy-L-arabinose-phosphoundecaprenol flippase subunit ArnE — protein MNIALIILASLLSCGGQLCQKQAAQGAGRRHLMLWLGLSVMLLGLGMLVWLLVLQHVEVSIAYPMLSLNFIFITLAARWIWKERISAHHWLGVILIILGIIALGGHA, from the coding sequence ATGAATATTGCGCTGATTATTCTGGCCAGTTTGCTTAGCTGCGGCGGGCAGCTGTGCCAGAAGCAGGCGGCTCAGGGGGCGGGGCGCCGCCACCTGATGCTGTGGCTTGGGCTAAGCGTGATGCTATTAGGGCTGGGGATGCTCGTCTGGCTGCTGGTGCTCCAGCACGTCGAGGTGAGCATCGCTTACCCCATGCTGAGCCTGAACTTTATCTTTATCACCCTTGCCGCGCGCTGGATCTGGAAAGAGCGGATTTCAGCGCACCACTGGCTGGGCGTGATACTAATCATTCTGGGTATTATCGCGCTGGGAGGGCACGCCTGA
- the arnF gene encoding 4-amino-4-deoxy-L-arabinose-phosphoundecaprenol flippase subunit ArnF, translating into MGYLWALMSVLLVSGAQLSMKWAMIQFPPAAVSLEFIKAVLFGGYGLLALIGGLAAYAFSMGCWYMALKRIPLSKAYPLLSLSYVLVWFAAINLPWLNEEFSPGKLLGVAAIFVGLVLICLPHQLRHKKEK; encoded by the coding sequence ATGGGGTATCTCTGGGCGTTAATGAGCGTGCTGCTGGTCAGCGGGGCACAGCTCAGCATGAAATGGGCGATGATTCAGTTTCCTCCCGCAGCAGTGAGCCTTGAATTTATCAAGGCGGTGCTGTTCGGCGGCTACGGGCTATTGGCGCTGATTGGCGGGCTGGCGGCCTATGCATTTTCCATGGGCTGCTGGTACATGGCGCTGAAGCGCATTCCGCTCAGTAAAGCGTATCCGCTTTTAAGCCTGAGCTATGTGCTGGTGTGGTTCGCTGCCATTAACCTGCCGTGGCTTAACGAAGAGTTCAGTCCGGGCAAGCTTCTCGGCGTGGCGGCGATTTTCGTCGGCCTGGTGCTGATTTGCCTGCCTCATCAGCTACGTCACAAAAAGGAAAAGTAA
- a CDS encoding flavin reductase family protein has translation MNPHIIEVPLEKSYRLINHGPTVLVSAHHNGVDDVMTAAWACALDFTPSKLMVVLDKITATRTLIENSGTFVIQVPCAAQLKMTHFLGTHSLKEMPDKLEQSGVELFRAPGYSVPLVAGCTAWMVCKLIPEPHNHQAHDLFIGEIIAAWADDRVFQNGHWSFESSPPEYRSLHYIAGGQFYAIGESLVVPDVEA, from the coding sequence ATGAACCCACATATCATTGAAGTGCCGTTAGAAAAGTCTTATCGCCTGATCAACCACGGTCCAACCGTGCTGGTGTCTGCCCACCACAATGGTGTGGACGACGTGATGACCGCCGCCTGGGCCTGTGCGCTGGATTTTACCCCGTCCAAACTGATGGTTGTGCTGGATAAAATCACCGCCACCCGCACGCTTATCGAAAACAGCGGCACCTTTGTCATTCAGGTGCCCTGCGCCGCTCAGCTCAAAATGACCCATTTTCTGGGTACTCACAGCCTGAAAGAGATGCCCGACAAGCTTGAGCAATCCGGCGTGGAATTGTTCCGCGCTCCTGGCTACAGCGTGCCGCTGGTCGCAGGCTGCACGGCCTGGATGGTGTGCAAACTTATCCCCGAGCCGCATAATCATCAGGCCCACGATCTGTTTATCGGTGAAATTATTGCTGCCTGGGCTGACGACCGTGTGTTCCAGAACGGCCACTGGTCGTTTGAATCGTCCCCGCCGGAATACCGCAGCCTGCACTACATTGCCGGCGGTCAGTTCTACGCCATCGGCGAATCGCTGGTGGTGCCGGACGTGGAGGCATAA
- a CDS encoding DUF2164 domain-containing protein, whose translation MKKIELPAEEYRQLSDFITDWLDDKHDLQIGQFEAEFFLDELVKKMAPVLYNKGLEDALAVAQSNMLTLEELLDLEKIVD comes from the coding sequence ATGAAAAAGATTGAGCTTCCCGCAGAGGAGTACCGCCAACTGAGTGATTTCATCACCGACTGGCTGGACGACAAGCACGACCTGCAAATAGGGCAGTTTGAAGCTGAATTCTTCCTGGATGAGCTGGTGAAAAAAATGGCACCCGTGCTCTACAATAAAGGACTGGAGGATGCGCTGGCAGTAGCCCAAAGCAACATGCTAACGCTGGAAGAGTTGCTGGATCTGGAAAAGATCGTCGATTAG